From Scomber scombrus chromosome 9, fScoSco1.1, whole genome shotgun sequence, one genomic window encodes:
- the fermt3b gene encoding fermitin family homolog 3b isoform X1: MAAWDLSVNVEDLGPDVPSVTISVASDLHVGGVILKLVEKTQMKRDWSDHALWWDQKQKWLLRTAWTLEKYGIHADARLIFMSQHKPLKLGLPNGITVRLRACFSNPVFQTVMGICRLLSIRRPEELSLLRPIEEKKKKKDKDAAEEIYDLTEVPLSSASRPSLYNGMPAHFADSSEMEAIYKMLSVTQPPPTPEAIAKLYRPASVVDKAHINGRWLDSSRCLMQQGFQENDRIWLRFKYFAFYDIEPKYDVVRLTQLYEQARWAILLEDIDCTEEEMMLFGALQYHVSKVSQSEPQTLTNNAAMDDLDSALQSLEVKMEGESSASELLENMTAPELNDYLKLFRPKRLTLKGYKQYWFKFQDTSISYFKSKEESIGEPIQQINLKGCEVAPDINVGAQKFLIRLLIPAPEGMNEVYLRCENEQQYAQWMAACRLASKGKSLADSSYQSEIQSIRSFLAMQKTTSGSHGNAPAADESINTHSLVSPRYHKKYKPKQLTPRILDAYQNVAQLSLTDAVMRFLQIWQALPDFGLSYIVVRFKGSRKDEVLGIAPNRLIRIDLGVGDVVKTWRYNNMKQWNVNWDIRQMAIEFEGNINIAFSCVTADCKIVHEFIGGYIFMSTRSREKSETLNEELFHKLTGGHDAL; the protein is encoded by the exons ATGGCGGCGTGGGACCTGTCAGTCAATGTGGAGGACCTGGGGCCTGATGTCCCGTCTGTCACCATCAGCGTGGCCTCTGACCTCCACGTGGGAGGGGTGATCCTCAAACTGGTGGAGAAGACAC AGATGAAGCGGGATTGGTCGGACCATGCGCTGTGGTGGGATCAGAAGCAGAAGTGGCTGCTGCGGACGGCCTGGACTCTGGAGAAGTACGGCATCCACGCCGACGCTCGGCTGATCTTCATGTCCCAGCACAAGCCCCTGAAGCTGGGCCTGCCCAACGGGATCACTGTGCGGCTCCGCGCCTGCTTCTCCAACCCCGTCTTCCAGACCGTGATGGGCATCTGCAGGCTGCTCA GCATCCGTCGCCCTGAGGAGCTTTCACTCCTTCGACCcatagaggagaagaagaagaagaaagataaagacGCGGCTGAGGAGATTTACGACCTGACCGAGGTGCCCCTCTCCTCGG CATCCCGGCCCAGTTTGTATAACGGCATGCCGGCTCATTTTGCTGACTCATCCGAGATGGAGGCCATCTACAAGATGCTGTCAGTCACCCAGCCTCCCCCCACCCCTGAGGCCATAGCCAAGCTGTACCGCCCAGCCAGCGTTGTGGACAAAGCCCACATCAACGGCAG gtggTTGGACTCATCCCGTTGTCTCATGCAGCAGGGCTTCCAGGAAAATGACCGAATCTGGCTTCGCTTCAAATACTTTGCCTTCTATGATATAGAACccaag tacgATGTGGTTCGTCTGACGCAGTTGTATGAGCAGGCTCGCTGGGCCATCCTGCTGGAAGACATCGACTGCACCGAGGAGGAGATGATGCTGTTTGGAGCTCTGCAG TACCACGTCAGTAAGGTGTCTCAGTCAGAGCCCCAGACTCTGACCAACAATGCAGCCATGGATGACCTGGACTCAGCGCTGCAGTCCCTGGAGGTcaagatggagggagagagctCTGCGTCAGAGTTACTG GAAAACATGACTGCACCAGAACTCAACGACTATCTGAAACTATTCAG GCCGAAGAGGTTGACTCTGAAAGGATACAAGCAGTACTGGTTCAAGTTCCAGGACACGTCCATCTCTTATTTCAAGAGCAAAGAGGAAAGCATTGGAGAGCCCATCCAACAGATTAATCTCAAAG GATGTGAAGTGGCTCCAGACATTAACGTGGGGGCACAGAAGTTCCTTATCAGGCTCCTGATACCAGCACCTGAGGGCATGAACGAGGTCTATCTGCGCTGTGAGAAT GAGCAGCAGTACGCTCAGTGGATGGCGGCGTGTCGACTGGCCTCCAAAGGCAAAAGCCTAGCAGACAGCAGCTACCAGAGCGAAATCCAGAGCATCCGCTCCTTCCTGGCTATGCAAAAGACCACCTCTGGTTCCCACGGCAATGCACCTGCCGCAGATGAAAGCATCAACACCCACAGTCTGGTATCGCCACGCTACCATAAGAAATACAAACCCAAACAG CTGACCCCCCGTATCCTGGACGCGTACCAGAACGTAGCGCAGCTCTCCCTGACAGACGCAGTGATGCGCTTCCTGCAGATCTGGCAGGCCCTGCCTGACTTTGGCCTCTCATACATCGTAGTCAG GTTCAAGGGCAGTAGGAAAGATGAAGTTCTGGGCATCGCCCCCAATCGTCTGATCCGTATTGACTTGGGGGTGGGTGATGTGGTGAAGACCTGGCGCTACAACAACATGAAGCAGTGGAACGTCAACTGGGACATACGACAG ATGGCCATTGAGTTTGAAGGGAACATCAACATTGCCTTTAGCTGTGTGACAGCTGACTGCAAAATTGTTCATGAGTTCATCGGAGGATACATTTTCATGTCGACACGCAGCCGTGAGAAGAGCGAAACACTCAATGAGGAGCTCTTCCACAAGCTGACCGGTGGCCACGATGCTCTCTAG
- the fermt3b gene encoding fermitin family homolog 3b isoform X2, protein MPAHFADSSEMEAIYKMLSVTQPPPTPEAIAKLYRPASVVDKAHINGRWLDSSRCLMQQGFQENDRIWLRFKYFAFYDIEPKYDVVRLTQLYEQARWAILLEDIDCTEEEMMLFGALQYHVSKVSQSEPQTLTNNAAMDDLDSALQSLEVKMEGESSASELLENMTAPELNDYLKLFRPKRLTLKGYKQYWFKFQDTSISYFKSKEESIGEPIQQINLKGCEVAPDINVGAQKFLIRLLIPAPEGMNEVYLRCENEQQYAQWMAACRLASKGKSLADSSYQSEIQSIRSFLAMQKTTSGSHGNAPAADESINTHSLVSPRYHKKYKPKQLTPRILDAYQNVAQLSLTDAVMRFLQIWQALPDFGLSYIVVRFKGSRKDEVLGIAPNRLIRIDLGVGDVVKTWRYNNMKQWNVNWDIRQMAIEFEGNINIAFSCVTADCKIVHEFIGGYIFMSTRSREKSETLNEELFHKLTGGHDAL, encoded by the exons ATGCCGGCTCATTTTGCTGACTCATCCGAGATGGAGGCCATCTACAAGATGCTGTCAGTCACCCAGCCTCCCCCCACCCCTGAGGCCATAGCCAAGCTGTACCGCCCAGCCAGCGTTGTGGACAAAGCCCACATCAACGGCAG gtggTTGGACTCATCCCGTTGTCTCATGCAGCAGGGCTTCCAGGAAAATGACCGAATCTGGCTTCGCTTCAAATACTTTGCCTTCTATGATATAGAACccaag tacgATGTGGTTCGTCTGACGCAGTTGTATGAGCAGGCTCGCTGGGCCATCCTGCTGGAAGACATCGACTGCACCGAGGAGGAGATGATGCTGTTTGGAGCTCTGCAG TACCACGTCAGTAAGGTGTCTCAGTCAGAGCCCCAGACTCTGACCAACAATGCAGCCATGGATGACCTGGACTCAGCGCTGCAGTCCCTGGAGGTcaagatggagggagagagctCTGCGTCAGAGTTACTG GAAAACATGACTGCACCAGAACTCAACGACTATCTGAAACTATTCAG GCCGAAGAGGTTGACTCTGAAAGGATACAAGCAGTACTGGTTCAAGTTCCAGGACACGTCCATCTCTTATTTCAAGAGCAAAGAGGAAAGCATTGGAGAGCCCATCCAACAGATTAATCTCAAAG GATGTGAAGTGGCTCCAGACATTAACGTGGGGGCACAGAAGTTCCTTATCAGGCTCCTGATACCAGCACCTGAGGGCATGAACGAGGTCTATCTGCGCTGTGAGAAT GAGCAGCAGTACGCTCAGTGGATGGCGGCGTGTCGACTGGCCTCCAAAGGCAAAAGCCTAGCAGACAGCAGCTACCAGAGCGAAATCCAGAGCATCCGCTCCTTCCTGGCTATGCAAAAGACCACCTCTGGTTCCCACGGCAATGCACCTGCCGCAGATGAAAGCATCAACACCCACAGTCTGGTATCGCCACGCTACCATAAGAAATACAAACCCAAACAG CTGACCCCCCGTATCCTGGACGCGTACCAGAACGTAGCGCAGCTCTCCCTGACAGACGCAGTGATGCGCTTCCTGCAGATCTGGCAGGCCCTGCCTGACTTTGGCCTCTCATACATCGTAGTCAG GTTCAAGGGCAGTAGGAAAGATGAAGTTCTGGGCATCGCCCCCAATCGTCTGATCCGTATTGACTTGGGGGTGGGTGATGTGGTGAAGACCTGGCGCTACAACAACATGAAGCAGTGGAACGTCAACTGGGACATACGACAG ATGGCCATTGAGTTTGAAGGGAACATCAACATTGCCTTTAGCTGTGTGACAGCTGACTGCAAAATTGTTCATGAGTTCATCGGAGGATACATTTTCATGTCGACACGCAGCCGTGAGAAGAGCGAAACACTCAATGAGGAGCTCTTCCACAAGCTGACCGGTGGCCACGATGCTCTCTAG